One genomic region from Knoellia sp. p5-6-4 encodes:
- a CDS encoding FUSC family protein: MPRTGQLAGLDLLHFRPHAGAHRVALRAGTCVFVPLLTVALVGRPEWSMYAAFGAFTSLYGRNHVHLSRAAMQASAGAVLVGAVVLGVAVGTLPNAAWVAVPVAAAVAALASVLARAQDWHPPGSLFVVFAFGGCASVPHTSADSRPALLVSGLSALFALAVGAVGGLARGDRAQPSRVRLHRSWLPLQDAVAAGVAGGLATASGIGHPYWATVAAVAPLSARGLRGQLARGIQRVVGTLLGLVTSAVLLSLHLSGMALLTVIAALQVGAELLVGRNYGVAMLVITPLALLMGQAADEQPVAQLLFDRGVETVIGSAVGLALVLGLHLHRRRRGAARR; this comes from the coding sequence GTGCCGCGCACAGGTCAGCTCGCGGGCCTCGACCTGCTCCACTTCCGTCCGCACGCCGGCGCGCACCGGGTGGCCCTGCGGGCCGGCACCTGCGTCTTCGTTCCGCTCCTCACCGTGGCACTGGTCGGGCGCCCGGAGTGGTCGATGTATGCCGCGTTCGGCGCCTTCACGTCGCTGTACGGGCGCAACCACGTCCACCTGTCGCGCGCTGCGATGCAGGCGTCCGCCGGAGCGGTGCTGGTGGGCGCCGTGGTGCTCGGGGTGGCCGTGGGGACCCTGCCCAACGCGGCGTGGGTGGCCGTGCCGGTCGCGGCAGCGGTGGCCGCACTCGCCTCGGTGCTCGCTCGAGCCCAGGACTGGCACCCGCCGGGCTCGCTCTTCGTGGTGTTCGCCTTCGGGGGATGCGCCTCGGTGCCCCACACGTCGGCCGACTCGCGGCCCGCCCTGCTGGTGTCGGGGCTCTCTGCGCTCTTCGCCCTCGCCGTCGGGGCGGTCGGGGGACTCGCCCGCGGTGACCGCGCGCAGCCGTCGCGCGTGCGGCTGCACCGGTCGTGGCTGCCGCTGCAGGACGCCGTGGCCGCAGGGGTCGCTGGTGGCCTCGCCACCGCCTCGGGGATCGGCCACCCCTACTGGGCCACCGTCGCTGCCGTGGCTCCGCTGTCGGCGCGGGGCCTGCGGGGGCAGCTGGCCAGGGGGATCCAGCGGGTCGTGGGCACCCTCCTCGGGCTCGTCACGAGCGCGGTCCTGCTGAGCCTTCACCTGTCGGGGATGGCGCTGCTCACGGTCATCGCGGCGCTCCAGGTGGGGGCCGAGCTGCTCGTGGGCCGCAACTACGGGGTGGCGATGCTGGTCATCACCCCGCTCGCCCTGCTGATGGGGCAGGCAGCCGACGAGCAGCCCGTCGCCCAGCTCCTGTTCGACCGCGGGGTGGAGACCGTGATCGGCAGCGCGGTCGGTCTGGCCCTCGTCCTTGGCCTCCACCTCCACCGTCGGCGCCGCGGCGCCGCGCGCAGGTGA
- a CDS encoding CapA family protein: protein MAAGGMAAELRLVLAGDVMTGRGIDQVLPHPVPPELHEDYVHDARTYVALAERVNGAIPRAVEPTWPWGEALAAMDGFGPAVRILNLETSVTESADWARGKAVTYRMSPANLDVVAVARADVWALANNHVLDYGRSGLLETLRVLAGAGLRTAGAGQDERDAWRPAVVECGGGQRVVVVSVGDTSSGVPPQWAAGPGRPGVALLPDLGRGTAHRVAERLLEGGRPGDLRVVSIHWGGNWGYEVLHEHRRFAHALVDAGVHVVHGHSSHHPRPIEVYRGGLVLYGCGDLVNDYEGIGGFEAYRDDLRALYLARLDPGAAGVLGLRLVPLVVRRFRLERASPDDTRWLGDTLSRAGRSVGTALGVAEEADGPVLDVRW, encoded by the coding sequence ATGGCGGCAGGAGGCATGGCGGCGGAGCTCCGACTCGTCCTGGCCGGCGACGTCATGACGGGCCGGGGGATCGACCAGGTGCTGCCTCACCCCGTACCGCCCGAGCTGCACGAGGACTACGTGCACGATGCCCGGACCTACGTCGCCCTCGCCGAGCGCGTCAACGGCGCGATCCCGCGGGCCGTCGAGCCCACCTGGCCCTGGGGTGAGGCCCTGGCGGCCATGGACGGTTTCGGCCCGGCGGTGCGGATCCTGAACCTCGAGACCAGCGTCACCGAGAGCGCGGACTGGGCCCGCGGCAAGGCCGTCACCTACCGGATGAGCCCGGCCAACCTCGACGTCGTCGCCGTCGCCCGAGCGGACGTGTGGGCGCTGGCCAACAACCACGTGCTGGACTACGGCCGGTCCGGCCTGCTGGAGACCCTGCGCGTCCTGGCCGGCGCCGGCCTGCGCACGGCCGGTGCCGGGCAGGACGAGCGCGACGCCTGGCGGCCGGCCGTCGTCGAGTGCGGCGGAGGCCAGCGGGTGGTCGTGGTCTCGGTCGGCGACACCTCCAGCGGGGTGCCCCCGCAGTGGGCTGCCGGGCCGGGACGGCCGGGTGTGGCGCTGCTGCCCGACCTCGGCCGGGGGACGGCTCACCGGGTGGCCGAGCGGCTGCTCGAGGGCGGCCGCCCCGGCGACCTGCGCGTCGTGTCGATCCACTGGGGAGGCAACTGGGGCTACGAGGTCCTGCACGAGCACCGTCGTTTCGCCCACGCCCTGGTGGACGCCGGGGTGCACGTCGTCCACGGGCACTCCTCGCACCACCCGCGGCCCATCGAGGTCTACCGGGGAGGGCTGGTGCTCTACGGGTGCGGTGACCTGGTCAACGACTACGAGGGCATCGGCGGCTTCGAGGCCTACCGCGACGACCTGCGGGCGCTGTACCTCGCCCGCCTCGACCCGGGCGCCGCCGGGGTGCTCGGGCTGAGGCTCGTGCCCCTGGTCGTGCGGCGGTTCCGGCTCGAGCGGGCGTCCCCCGACGACACCCGCTGGCTCGGCGACACCCTCAGCCGGGCCGGGCGCTCTGTGGGGACCGCCCTCGGCGTGGCCGAGGAGGCGGACGGCCCGGTCCTGGACGTGCGCTGGTGA
- a CDS encoding Rid family hydrolase: protein MNSPTTAMTPVTPSTWTAWSRALGYDQGQLRAAPRAVLTVAAQGPSDSVGRLVHDGDPAAQLALALANLEAVLAAGGMAPADLAQLRVYTTDMDATLDVWDTLAERLAEVGASPPTTLVGVCALPVPGMTVSIEAVAIR, encoded by the coding sequence GTGAACAGCCCGACCACCGCGATGACGCCCGTCACGCCGAGCACCTGGACCGCCTGGTCCCGGGCGCTCGGCTACGACCAGGGGCAGCTGCGCGCTGCCCCGCGGGCAGTCCTCACGGTGGCAGCGCAGGGACCGTCGGACTCCGTGGGCCGCCTGGTCCACGACGGCGACCCTGCCGCGCAGCTGGCCCTGGCCCTGGCCAACCTCGAGGCCGTGCTCGCGGCTGGAGGCATGGCGCCGGCCGACCTGGCTCAGCTGCGGGTCTACACCACCGACATGGACGCCACGCTCGACGTCTGGGACACCCTCGCCGAGCGACTCGCGGAGGTGGGGGCGAGCCCGCCCACCACCCTCGTGGGCGTCTGCGCCCTGCCGGTGCCCGGCATGACGGTCTCGATCGAAGCCGTCGCCATCCGCTGA
- a CDS encoding MATE family efflux transporter, translated as MRRPTLSARRSPAVVTPRREIVQIAVPVSAEFVLMLVLNFVNQVVVGTLGATAIAAVGFANSLSFILIITLGCLGTSVSILVARAFGAGRRTEVNHTVTAAVLVAGALGLVASVLPFLWADHLLTLTGASPTVAAAGTDYFRLIALATLPTMLSAILSGVLRSVGRPASPMVATTVTVLANSALAWTLVTGAGPAPALGAAGAGWATLVTATAKAGILVSMAYGSRGVVSWRLPVDRAEWRRVVVPLFVLALPLGVTELFWTGGTFLYNVVFQQLGDEALAAAQIVHTLEGVFIVGSIGLMSATTTLVGRAVGQGDAAGAARWVNRLTRAGIGTGALFGVLFGASVLLLEPLFRDAGDDVRAMAMLGIAVNAVFQVVKVRNMILGAGVLPSGNDVRGVIIGDVVGAFVVGLPLAVLLGLHTPLGVLGVFVARVVEEVAKLAVFTWRARRLRWDVLARTGHDEDSVAAPAEGVLPTPPAEMPAGV; from the coding sequence ATGCGCCGCCCCACCCTGTCCGCGCGCCGCTCCCCGGCCGTGGTCACGCCGCGGCGGGAGATCGTGCAGATCGCGGTGCCGGTGAGCGCGGAGTTCGTGCTGATGCTGGTGCTGAACTTCGTCAACCAGGTCGTGGTCGGCACCCTCGGCGCCACCGCGATCGCGGCGGTCGGCTTCGCGAACAGCCTGTCCTTCATCCTCATCATCACCCTGGGGTGCCTGGGGACGTCGGTGAGCATCCTGGTGGCGCGGGCCTTCGGCGCCGGGCGCCGCACCGAGGTGAACCACACCGTCACCGCCGCCGTGCTCGTCGCCGGTGCCCTCGGCCTGGTCGCCTCCGTGCTGCCGTTCCTGTGGGCCGACCACCTGCTCACGCTGACCGGCGCGTCGCCGACGGTGGCCGCAGCGGGCACCGACTACTTCCGGCTCATCGCCCTCGCGACCCTGCCGACCATGCTGAGCGCCATCCTCAGCGGCGTCCTGCGCTCGGTGGGGCGGCCGGCCAGCCCGATGGTCGCCACGACGGTCACGGTGCTGGCCAACTCGGCCCTCGCCTGGACGCTCGTCACCGGTGCCGGGCCGGCTCCGGCCCTCGGTGCCGCCGGCGCCGGGTGGGCCACGCTGGTGACCGCCACGGCCAAGGCCGGCATCCTCGTGTCGATGGCCTACGGCTCGCGCGGGGTCGTGTCGTGGCGCCTGCCGGTCGACCGTGCCGAGTGGCGTCGGGTGGTCGTGCCCCTGTTCGTGCTGGCCCTGCCGCTCGGGGTGACCGAGCTGTTCTGGACCGGCGGCACGTTCCTCTACAACGTGGTGTTCCAGCAGCTCGGTGACGAGGCCCTGGCCGCCGCTCAGATCGTGCACACGCTCGAGGGGGTCTTCATCGTCGGCAGCATCGGGCTGATGAGTGCCACCACGACACTGGTCGGCCGGGCGGTCGGCCAGGGCGACGCCGCCGGGGCGGCCCGGTGGGTGAACCGGCTGACGCGCGCGGGAATCGGCACCGGAGCCCTCTTCGGTGTGCTCTTCGGTGCCAGCGTGCTCCTGCTCGAGCCGCTGTTCCGCGACGCCGGGGACGACGTGCGCGCGATGGCCATGCTCGGCATCGCCGTCAACGCGGTGTTCCAGGTCGTCAAGGTGCGCAACATGATCCTCGGCGCCGGCGTGCTGCCCAGCGGCAACGACGTGCGCGGGGTGATCATCGGCGACGTCGTCGGCGCCTTCGTGGTGGGCCTGCCCCTCGCGGTGCTGCTCGGGTTGCACACCCCGCTTGGCGTGCTCGGCGTGTTCGTCGCCCGGGTCGTCGAGGAGGTCGCCAAACTGGCCGTCTTCACGTGGCGGGCCCGCCGCCTGCGCTGGGACGTGCTCGCCCGCACCGGTCACGACGAGGACAGCGTGGCCGCACCAGCAGAGGGCGTCCTCCCGACGCCGCCGGCCGAGATGCCCGCGGGCGTCTGA
- a CDS encoding GNAT family N-acetyltransferase encodes MGYRFVDAVPTVEEHGALAIAVGWHDDFHWESVPASLAGSVCGVVAYDPDGGPVAMGRVVGDGAFYFYIQDVAVHPDHQRRGLGRQVVARLRDQVMQIAGADCFVGLFATPDGQGLYASEGFVAENTVGMWQVLRPGRG; translated from the coding sequence ATGGGCTACCGGTTCGTCGACGCCGTGCCGACGGTGGAGGAGCACGGCGCGCTCGCGATCGCCGTGGGCTGGCACGACGACTTCCACTGGGAGTCGGTGCCGGCGTCCCTGGCCGGCTCGGTGTGCGGCGTGGTCGCCTACGACCCCGACGGCGGTCCCGTCGCGATGGGCCGGGTCGTCGGTGACGGCGCCTTCTACTTCTACATCCAGGACGTCGCGGTGCACCCCGACCACCAGCGCCGCGGCCTCGGGCGGCAGGTCGTCGCCCGGCTGCGCGACCAGGTGATGCAGATCGCCGGCGCGGACTGCTTCGTCGGCCTCTTCGCCACCCCCGACGGCCAGGGCCTGTACGCCAGCGAGGGGTTCGTCGCGGAGAACACCGTCGGGATGTGGCAGGTGCTGCGTCCGGGCCGGGGCTGA
- a CDS encoding helix-turn-helix transcriptional regulator, with amino-acid sequence MRRALTAERVRRDVEVVARAGLDLDTFLSEAVESLHRAVPHVAACLATVDPSTELLTGTRKFGDLQGRDSHDHEWGLIEYGSVEETTFTELSRAGTRSVGVHAATGGDVSRSQRMREFMQPNFGYTDELRVVFRDGGSVWGGAALFRDPGSDPFTQDEVDFAGSLSAAFAAGVRTGLLARLATAGPPPASAGPAVLIIGADDQVRQTSLGAEERLVELESPTHNATWTGIITSLVAAARRYARGETRVPPRSRVRSRSGMWLVLHATPLMGPDGVSGDVVVTIEEARPPEIVPLVVSAFDLTQRERDVTQLVLQGVDTKEIAATMHVSTYTVQDHLKSVFDKADVRSRRELIARIYFDQYVPRMGADLGPSGWFCGG; translated from the coding sequence ATGCGCCGCGCACTGACCGCTGAGCGCGTGCGGCGTGACGTCGAAGTGGTCGCCCGCGCGGGCCTCGACCTCGACACCTTCCTCTCCGAGGCCGTGGAGTCCCTCCACCGCGCCGTGCCCCACGTGGCCGCCTGCCTCGCGACGGTCGACCCGAGCACCGAGCTGCTCACCGGGACGCGGAAGTTCGGCGACCTGCAGGGCCGCGACAGCCATGACCACGAGTGGGGCCTGATCGAGTACGGCTCCGTCGAGGAGACGACCTTCACCGAGCTCTCCCGCGCCGGCACCCGGTCGGTCGGGGTGCACGCGGCCACTGGTGGCGACGTGAGTCGGTCGCAGCGCATGCGCGAGTTCATGCAACCGAACTTCGGCTACACCGATGAGCTGCGGGTCGTCTTCCGCGACGGCGGCTCGGTCTGGGGTGGCGCCGCGCTGTTCCGCGACCCCGGCAGCGACCCCTTCACGCAGGACGAGGTCGACTTCGCCGGTTCGCTCTCGGCGGCCTTCGCCGCCGGCGTGCGCACCGGTCTGCTCGCCCGGCTCGCCACCGCCGGCCCGCCGCCGGCCTCGGCCGGCCCCGCCGTGCTCATCATCGGCGCCGACGACCAAGTGCGGCAGACCAGCCTCGGCGCCGAGGAGCGGCTCGTCGAGCTCGAGAGCCCGACCCACAACGCCACCTGGACCGGCATCATCACCTCGCTCGTGGCCGCGGCCCGGCGCTACGCCCGCGGCGAGACCAGAGTGCCCCCGCGCAGCCGGGTCCGCTCTCGCAGCGGCATGTGGCTGGTGCTCCACGCGACGCCGCTCATGGGCCCTGACGGCGTGAGCGGCGACGTGGTCGTCACGATCGAGGAGGCCAGGCCGCCGGAGATCGTGCCGCTCGTGGTCTCCGCCTTCGACCTCACCCAGCGCGAGCGCGACGTGACCCAGCTGGTGCTGCAGGGCGTCGACACCAAGGAGATCGCCGCGACGATGCACGTGTCGACCTACACCGTGCAGGACCACCTGAAGTCCGTCTTCGACAAGGCCGACGTGCGCAGCCGCCGCGAGCTCATCGCCCGCATCTACTTCGACCAGTACGTCCCGCGCATGGGCGCCGACCTCGGCCCCTCCGGGTGGTTCTGCGGCGGCTGA